From Acidipropionibacterium acidipropionici, one genomic window encodes:
- the groES gene encoding co-chaperone GroES, which produces MATTIKPLEDRVLVQPLEAEQTTASGLVIPDTAKEKPQEGRVIAAGPGRVDDKGTRVPMDVKENDVVIFSKYGGTEVKYNGEEYLLLNARDILAIVEK; this is translated from the coding sequence GTGGCAACCACGATCAAGCCGCTCGAGGACCGCGTCCTCGTCCAGCCTCTCGAGGCCGAGCAGACCACCGCTTCCGGACTCGTCATCCCGGACACCGCCAAGGAGAAGCCGCAGGAGGGCCGCGTCATCGCAGCCGGCCCCGGCCGCGTTGACGACAAGGGCACCCGCGTCCCCATGGACGTCAAGGAGAACGACGTCGTCATCTTCTCCAAGTACGGCGGCACCGAGGTCAAGTACAACGGCGAGGAGTACCTGCTCCTCAACGCTCGCGACATCCTCGCGATCGTCGAGAAGTGA